A genomic stretch from Terriglobus sp. RCC_193 includes:
- a CDS encoding glyoxalase superfamily protein, which yields MDKKPVNEIVFGRMAPGISVRDIQVSYEFYSKVLGFRKVFENGSPVGFMVLKKDGAELHLSQKRDHQASITNVAHMFVDDATSLYQACESAGVRIIKALADKEYGQRAFVFADPDGNRIDVGEQAK from the coding sequence ATGGATAAAAAGCCGGTCAACGAAATCGTTTTCGGTCGTATGGCCCCAGGAATAAGCGTGCGTGACATCCAAGTTTCATACGAGTTTTACTCGAAGGTGCTTGGGTTTCGGAAGGTCTTCGAGAACGGCAGCCCCGTCGGTTTCATGGTGCTAAAGAAAGACGGAGCGGAATTGCACCTAAGCCAGAAGCGCGATCATCAGGCGTCCATCACTAATGTGGCGCACATGTTCGTGGACGATGCCACGTCTCTCTATCAAGCATGCGAATCCGCAGGAGTGCGGATTATTAAGGCGCTTGCAGATAAAGAGTATGGACAGCGCGCATTTGTGTTCGCAGATCCGGACGGAAATCGTATCGACGTGGGCGAACAGGCAAAGTGA
- a CDS encoding RHS repeat-associated core domain-containing protein has product MAEYPQCPQYSPYQLCTANWTQTGGGVYGQQLGIYFTSSVNYAVSLEYQRSRTDNSVVAQYWMVTDPSGGGHRMLNTTGTQWRSVDGSGLVYDTAMCTLRDSDGIAYAFGCNGNGTSLQTVTDPNGNQIHWSAGTDSRGIPIPSLTSITPEGHCNSGTPTEQQVTPPGVSSPIYLCWGTVNYRTYLFNGAGYPDQNNGIGNQNEYVSSGIQIVRAVLPTSDAQKYEFDYTNAATAPYNYGELTKLTLPTGGYIRYAWGQSTTICGVFPVGGSEMTSVGYREVHESASATAALWQYGAREPDSGSQSGYADTGYKDPYGNITDFTFDTSVQGQACSYYPAHTRWFDSNHNLLKSRSTSYQWFPSSIANTSALAQDKLSLAALPISETTAWASGASKKTTYSYDSGFTVHALGGETPTVPFGKKTSQTEYAYGASSPGSALASNDEFFVAFSGPSAAGYLASNLLNLPYTTTATDNATTQTRSTVWGYNNTTQGNPTSAKHHLDTANADLETSYDNTAFGMLKSVTLPHDSGTPDTTTSYDYSSTYQGAVPTTITDSLSHATTATYDSASLRLLTSKDASNQTITYDYYGDGRLNHIYRPDGGVTTYDYPSANEVDETVKQNNSTNVVTKTFYDGLGRKIRTVTQGGCAGGNDISVEISYDLMDRVRSVTNPHCGSGSDGTTYYGSSNLSANDGYDALGRPILVTNPDGTTRTWTYNNRSIDAINDSVTITDEAGHTTTQITDALGHLVGVVDANGAKTIYIMNAFGDLTDVNQAGASGETARTRHFTYDSLGRLLTAQNPETGSIAYTYDNHSNVKTKTDARGVTISYSYDALNRLLHKTYSNGQANQWYAYDGKDEGGNTLPAPISTNAIGRLSHTSNGVNVASNYAYDVMGRLTYKADCLPSDCSYNVKTLAAYDLAGNMTGIGYPDGTAVTNVYDSAGRLSGVYAGTSAALGTQYVGLQYYPDGSPAMTTYGNGVVETRSENSRLLTCRLQVSRSGTNYLDRSYAFTQTGGGSCGAESNNNGNIWQITDNLPNAPYSQAMQYDSLNRLISWDAPNFANSVRHMNYSYDSFGNMVSDRGYAPAANQVGTVNARPFPNASYDTSTWPYDTNNRLLAGTFDCIPAGGGSSFYDLSGNVLCDGSNTNLNARQYRWDGDSRIAEIDGQPGSANTYYKTAVYAYDPEGQRVRADQFTGSNTAASSWREYAYLNGQVLAEHDQSGAWTDYIIANGKRIARIALGNTTSTTGFHFQGNSTSLGYQRLSAFQYQLGYYPNGIGNYVIQAGDTLEWQQYSNNVDGGFKSMAFWQCGGTYSLTDTNGFRFDHSPAQNTWTTRVVDLSSYVGCPFQISSVQGSLLQAGHWDLWISGLKVRHANGTTIMANSTTLPTLYYPDSGETGASVTVDTMTIQGPMVPTTTYTITDHLNTASLEFSDAGTLVWQGAFAPFGQELDNNPNFNRYKFTGKERDTESGLDLMGARYYASTMGRFMSPDPSGLTFANLPDPQSFNLYAYARNNPLINTDPSGLDCVYMNDNNDGVESIDHKSNSGECGDNGGTWRDGWVGSRQVSVGNNGNVNIAPVGRGCMQAAMRGMIAQTEGTDSLPNGGYGSFAGGGTITSAPSYLAGLVGGNSSADWIANPEALQGHPNVMVHLPRSDGSYIPTTAFGRYQIMARTAAGNGFTDFSPAGQDSAANTLMDQRHMITPAMNGDLSTAISRGANEWASLPGNNYGQGGKSMAAAQAAYNQSMQSAPECQ; this is encoded by the coding sequence ATGGCTGAATACCCTCAATGTCCACAGTACAGTCCCTATCAGCTCTGCACTGCAAACTGGACACAGACAGGGGGTGGAGTATATGGCCAGCAACTTGGCATCTACTTCACCTCTTCAGTGAACTACGCGGTATCCCTTGAGTATCAGCGCAGCCGCACGGATAACTCCGTCGTTGCACAGTATTGGATGGTCACCGACCCAAGCGGCGGCGGTCATCGAATGCTAAATACGACCGGTACACAGTGGCGCTCAGTCGATGGCTCAGGCTTGGTTTACGATACCGCCATGTGCACGTTACGTGATTCAGATGGAATCGCTTATGCCTTTGGATGCAATGGCAATGGGACCTCTCTTCAGACTGTCACCGATCCCAATGGCAATCAGATCCATTGGTCTGCCGGAACGGATAGCCGAGGTATTCCTATTCCAAGCCTCACCTCCATCACTCCAGAGGGACACTGCAATAGTGGAACTCCTACTGAACAACAAGTCACACCGCCAGGAGTCTCTTCTCCCATATATCTCTGCTGGGGAACCGTTAACTACCGGACCTATCTGTTCAATGGGGCCGGATACCCGGATCAGAACAATGGTATTGGTAACCAGAATGAATATGTGAGTAGCGGGATTCAGATTGTCCGGGCGGTACTTCCGACTTCAGACGCACAGAAATATGAGTTTGACTACACCAACGCGGCAACCGCTCCGTACAACTATGGAGAACTCACCAAGCTAACCCTTCCCACGGGCGGCTATATCCGATATGCCTGGGGACAGAGCACGACGATCTGCGGTGTGTTCCCGGTTGGTGGCAGTGAAATGACCTCCGTGGGATACCGAGAGGTGCATGAGTCCGCGTCCGCTACCGCTGCGCTCTGGCAATATGGAGCAAGAGAGCCAGATTCTGGTTCTCAATCCGGGTATGCCGACACGGGCTACAAAGACCCGTACGGAAATATTACCGATTTCACATTCGATACTTCTGTACAAGGGCAAGCGTGCAGCTATTACCCTGCTCATACGAGATGGTTCGACAGTAACCACAACTTGTTAAAGTCTCGGAGCACCAGCTATCAGTGGTTTCCGTCTTCGATCGCGAATACCTCTGCGTTAGCCCAAGATAAGCTGAGCCTCGCGGCGTTGCCTATCTCGGAAACCACTGCATGGGCTAGTGGGGCCAGTAAGAAAACAACGTACTCCTACGACTCAGGATTTACCGTTCACGCTTTGGGCGGTGAAACACCGACCGTTCCGTTTGGAAAAAAGACATCTCAAACGGAGTACGCGTATGGAGCTTCGAGTCCCGGTTCCGCACTTGCCTCAAACGATGAATTTTTCGTAGCGTTTTCTGGGCCAAGTGCTGCTGGGTATCTGGCTTCCAACCTATTGAATCTCCCGTACACCACGACTGCCACGGATAACGCTACAACTCAAACTCGCTCAACTGTATGGGGCTACAACAATACGACACAGGGGAACCCCACTTCTGCCAAGCATCATCTGGACACTGCCAACGCTGACCTGGAAACGTCATACGACAACACGGCATTTGGAATGCTGAAGAGCGTCACGTTGCCACACGACTCCGGTACTCCAGATACAACTACGTCATACGACTATTCTTCAACGTATCAGGGAGCAGTTCCAACCACGATTACAGACTCCCTTTCGCATGCGACCACAGCAACCTATGATTCTGCATCGTTGCGACTTCTGACTTCAAAAGATGCCAGCAACCAAACGATCACCTATGACTACTATGGTGATGGACGTCTCAACCACATCTACCGGCCCGACGGAGGCGTAACGACCTATGACTATCCCTCTGCCAATGAAGTAGACGAAACGGTTAAGCAGAACAACTCCACGAACGTTGTCACCAAGACGTTCTATGACGGACTCGGTCGCAAGATTCGGACGGTGACGCAGGGAGGATGTGCAGGCGGAAACGACATCTCAGTCGAGATCAGCTACGACCTGATGGATCGCGTACGCAGCGTGACGAACCCGCACTGCGGATCAGGGAGCGATGGCACAACGTACTACGGTAGCTCGAATCTTAGCGCGAACGATGGATACGACGCGCTGGGACGCCCCATCCTTGTGACAAATCCCGACGGGACCACCAGGACGTGGACATACAACAACCGGTCCATCGACGCTATCAACGATTCGGTGACGATTACGGATGAGGCCGGCCATACAACGACACAGATTACGGATGCGCTCGGTCATCTGGTTGGCGTAGTCGATGCAAACGGTGCCAAGACCATATACATCATGAACGCATTTGGCGATCTGACGGACGTCAACCAGGCCGGTGCCTCGGGCGAAACTGCGAGGACTCGCCACTTCACGTATGACTCGCTCGGACGCTTGCTCACTGCACAGAATCCTGAAACGGGATCAATCGCCTATACCTATGATAATCACAGCAATGTGAAGACTAAGACGGATGCGCGTGGCGTCACGATCTCTTATAGCTACGATGCGCTGAATCGTCTGCTTCACAAGACGTATTCGAATGGACAAGCAAATCAGTGGTACGCCTATGATGGCAAGGACGAGGGAGGAAACACACTTCCTGCGCCGATATCGACAAATGCCATTGGGCGTCTTTCGCATACAAGTAATGGGGTAAACGTTGCTTCGAATTATGCGTATGACGTCATGGGGAGATTGACCTATAAGGCTGACTGTCTACCGTCCGATTGCTCATACAACGTAAAGACATTGGCGGCATATGATCTCGCCGGAAATATGACTGGAATCGGGTATCCGGACGGAACGGCAGTTACCAACGTTTACGATTCCGCAGGGCGCTTGAGTGGTGTCTACGCAGGAACGTCAGCTGCACTTGGGACGCAATATGTCGGGCTCCAATACTACCCCGATGGATCTCCAGCAATGACAACGTATGGAAATGGTGTCGTCGAGACACGATCAGAGAACTCTCGGCTTCTAACATGCCGTTTACAGGTTTCGCGTTCCGGCACGAACTATCTGGACCGGTCCTATGCTTTTACTCAAACGGGTGGCGGCAGTTGCGGGGCAGAATCGAACAACAACGGCAATATCTGGCAGATTACCGATAACCTCCCAAATGCACCTTATTCGCAGGCGATGCAGTATGACTCCCTGAATCGGCTTATATCATGGGATGCACCGAATTTCGCGAATTCTGTCCGCCACATGAACTATAGCTACGATTCGTTCGGCAATATGGTCTCAGACCGGGGATATGCACCAGCCGCAAACCAAGTAGGCACAGTCAACGCTCGTCCGTTCCCGAATGCGAGCTATGACACGTCGACATGGCCCTACGATACCAACAACCGATTGCTGGCAGGAACGTTTGACTGTATTCCTGCCGGGGGCGGGTCATCGTTCTACGACCTGTCTGGAAATGTCCTCTGCGATGGCAGCAACACCAATCTCAACGCGCGGCAATATCGTTGGGATGGTGATTCCCGTATCGCCGAAATCGATGGACAACCGGGTAGCGCCAATACCTATTACAAGACGGCTGTGTACGCCTACGATCCAGAAGGACAGCGGGTGCGGGCCGATCAATTTACCGGATCAAACACAGCAGCAAGCAGTTGGAGAGAATATGCGTATCTCAACGGCCAGGTACTCGCCGAGCATGATCAAAGTGGAGCCTGGACGGATTACATCATCGCCAATGGAAAGCGTATCGCGAGGATTGCTCTTGGCAACACAACATCCACTACAGGATTCCATTTTCAGGGTAACTCTACGAGCCTTGGATACCAGCGGCTGAGTGCTTTTCAGTATCAACTCGGCTACTATCCGAATGGCATCGGCAACTACGTGATTCAAGCTGGCGATACCTTGGAATGGCAACAGTATTCCAATAACGTCGATGGCGGTTTTAAAAGCATGGCCTTCTGGCAGTGTGGAGGAACCTACTCGCTGACCGATACGAACGGCTTTAGATTTGACCATAGTCCTGCCCAGAACACATGGACTACTCGTGTCGTTGATCTCTCCAGTTATGTAGGATGCCCTTTCCAGATTTCGTCAGTCCAAGGTTCTCTGCTTCAGGCAGGACACTGGGATCTATGGATTTCCGGCCTGAAGGTTCGTCATGCCAATGGCACAACGATCATGGCCAACTCCACCACTCTGCCAACGCTTTACTATCCCGATTCGGGAGAGACTGGCGCTTCGGTGACCGTTGACACGATGACAATTCAGGGACCAATGGTTCCCACAACCACGTACACCATCACGGATCATCTGAATACTGCTTCACTCGAATTCTCGGATGCGGGAACGCTGGTCTGGCAAGGAGCCTTTGCCCCGTTTGGACAAGAGCTGGATAACAATCCCAATTTCAACCGATACAAGTTCACCGGCAAAGAAAGAGATACCGAGAGCGGCTTAGACTTGATGGGAGCGAGGTATTACGCCTCTACGATGGGCCGCTTCATGTCGCCGGACCCGTCCGGGCTTACATTCGCCAATCTTCCAGATCCACAGAGCTTCAATCTCTACGCCTATGCTCGGAATAATCCTCTCATCAACACTGACCCCTCCGGTCTCGATTGCGTCTACATGAACGACAATAATGATGGTGTTGAATCCATCGATCACAAGAGCAATTCTGGCGAATGTGGTGACAATGGTGGAACCTGGCGAGATGGGTGGGTCGGAAGCAGGCAAGTCTCCGTCGGGAATAACGGCAATGTGAATATCGCTCCCGTCGGGAGAGGCTGTATGCAGGCCGCCATGCGTGGAATGATCGCCCAAACTGAGGGGACCGACAGCTTGCCCAATGGCGGTTACGGAAGCTTCGCGGGCGGAGGAACGATAACCTCGGCACCGAGCTATCTTGCTGGCTTGGTAGGGGGCAACTCAAGTGCCGATTGGATCGCTAATCCTGAAGCCCTTCAGGGCCATCCCAATGTCATGGTTCACCTTCCGCGAAGCGACGGTTCTTACATCCCAACTACAGCCTTCGGTCGATATCAGATCATGGCTAGGACAGCAGCTGGAAATGGCTTCACCGACTTCTCTCCGGCTGGTCAGGATTCGGCGGCAAACACTCTGATGGACCAGCGACACATGATCACGCCTGCAATGAATGGAGACCTCTCAACAGCAATCTCTCGGGGTGCCAACGAATGGGCCAGTCTCCCCGGTAATAACTACGGACAAGGTGGGAAGAGCATGGCTGCTGCTCAAGCCGCCTACAATCAATCGATGCAATCTGCACCGGAGTGCCAATGA
- a CDS encoding RHS repeat-associated core domain-containing protein: MSSNSNQLLRLLKPINRRNRNPYTYDTGCFIYACAFAYKFTGKERDTESGLDYFGARYMASSMGRFLTPDWSSDPDPVPYADFEDPQSLNLYSYVQNNPLSNRDSEGHEKCKDGTEADVCVTADPDPPLPTINWNAVGQIAQRATSALSNAAQTVSNFISTNQTLCQVAATAGGAAGGALAGGESGGALGAVIGGTGGTFVAPGVGTVGGGAGGAAIGATIGSVGGGIAGGVAGYAASNVMCRAGGGNGGGGGGGGLSGKARSKLGNLANRAGEKVRDVIRSRGGSGSNVNQAGPWADRTLGEAAEAAARGDSSAETAVKIAKQAGRLGQQY, translated from the coding sequence TTGTCTTCAAACTCGAATCAGTTGCTGAGATTGCTGAAGCCAATCAACAGAAGAAACCGTAATCCCTATACGTATGACACAGGATGCTTCATCTACGCTTGTGCATTTGCCTACAAGTTCACCGGCAAAGAAAGAGACACAGAATCAGGACTCGACTACTTCGGGGCCAGGTACATGGCAAGTTCGATGGGCCGTTTCTTGACCCCAGATTGGAGCAGCGATCCGGACCCAGTTCCATATGCTGACTTCGAAGACCCTCAGAGCCTCAATCTCTACTCGTACGTTCAAAACAATCCTCTGTCGAATAGAGATTCTGAGGGGCACGAGAAGTGTAAGGACGGGACTGAAGCCGACGTATGTGTAACAGCTGACCCTGATCCGCCGCTACCAACGATCAATTGGAATGCTGTTGGCCAGATTGCACAGAGAGCGACTAGCGCGCTTTCTAATGCTGCTCAAACAGTGTCAAATTTCATAAGTACCAATCAGACGTTGTGCCAAGTAGCGGCGACGGCGGGCGGAGCGGCAGGGGGTGCGCTGGCGGGCGGAGAGAGCGGCGGTGCATTAGGAGCGGTGATCGGCGGCACAGGCGGAACGTTCGTTGCTCCCGGAGTTGGAACGGTAGGCGGTGGGGCAGGAGGAGCTGCTATTGGCGCTACTATCGGGTCTGTGGGTGGCGGAATCGCGGGCGGAGTTGCTGGCTATGCAGCCAGCAACGTAATGTGTAGAGCCGGAGGAGGAAACGGCGGTGGTGGTGGAGGCGGGGGCCTCAGCGGCAAAGCAAGGAGCAAGCTGGGTAACTTGGCAAATCGTGCGGGCGAGAAAGTACGCGATGTCATTCGGAGTCGCGGCGGTTCCGGCTCAAACGTAAACCAAGCAGGTCCATGGGCGGATCGGACGCTGGGAGAGGCTGCCGAAGCGGCAGCGCGAGGCGATTCGAGCGCAGAAACGGCAGTCAAGATAGCTAAGCAAGCCGGACGGTTAGGGCAACAGTACTGA
- a CDS encoding IS110 family transposase, translating to MKTRIPEVPKKTFTIGLDLGDKSSAYCVLDAEGTVISEQKVRTTPKALSDCFGAMAIGRIALETGTHSPWVSRLLSGIGHEVIVANARHVRLIAQSRQKDDRLDARTLARLARVDPKLLSPVTHRSAQAQADLSLIRARAGLVRSRATLINMARGLVKTNGERLQGSSSRIIKSDVSMDLSPALRVSMEPVLASIKALTIQIREYNRKIIELGKTSYPEVALLTQVHGVGPLVALTYILTLEDPHRFEKSRDAGCYIGLQPARRNSGTCQPQLHITKQGDPYLRSLLIESAHHILGPFGVDSDLRRWGLTLASRGAALGKKRALVGVARKLAVVLHHLWVTGEVYQPLHQTTTAAKLAA from the coding sequence ATGAAGACACGCATTCCAGAGGTTCCCAAGAAGACGTTCACGATCGGATTGGATTTGGGTGACAAGTCCAGCGCGTACTGTGTGCTGGACGCAGAGGGCACGGTCATCAGCGAACAGAAGGTGCGGACCACACCGAAGGCGCTTTCGGACTGTTTCGGAGCCATGGCTATAGGCCGTATCGCACTTGAGACGGGGACACATTCGCCTTGGGTGAGCCGCCTGCTGAGTGGCATTGGTCACGAAGTCATCGTTGCCAACGCACGGCACGTGCGTCTGATTGCTCAGAGCAGGCAGAAGGACGACCGTTTAGACGCACGGACGTTGGCACGCCTGGCAAGAGTTGATCCGAAGCTCTTATCTCCAGTGACTCATCGCAGCGCACAGGCTCAGGCGGACTTGTCTCTGATACGAGCACGTGCCGGTCTCGTTCGATCGAGAGCCACTCTGATCAACATGGCACGCGGTCTTGTGAAGACGAACGGGGAGCGGCTGCAAGGCTCAAGTAGCCGGATCATCAAGTCTGATGTCAGCATGGACCTCAGCCCAGCGCTGCGCGTTTCCATGGAGCCTGTGCTCGCAAGCATCAAGGCGCTTACGATCCAGATTCGCGAGTACAACCGCAAGATCATTGAACTCGGTAAAACGTCTTACCCCGAAGTTGCGCTCTTGACCCAGGTCCATGGCGTAGGGCCTCTCGTAGCACTGACCTACATCCTCACTCTCGAAGACCCTCACCGGTTCGAGAAGAGCCGCGATGCCGGATGCTACATCGGACTGCAGCCGGCACGCCGTAACTCTGGAACTTGCCAGCCTCAGCTTCACATCACGAAGCAAGGAGATCCCTATCTAAGATCGCTGCTCATTGAAAGCGCTCATCATATCCTCGGTCCCTTCGGTGTCGACAGTGATCTGAGACGCTGGGGCCTGACGCTCGCCTCGCGCGGAGCTGCGCTCGGCAAGAAGCGAGCCCTTGTTGGTGTTGCACGGAAGCTGGCGGTGGTTCTACATCACCTCTGGGTCACCGGCGAGGTATACCAGCCATTGCACCAGACAACTACAGCGGCCAAGCTAGCCGCATAG
- a CDS encoding ArdC family protein gives MSSNANVTAIDSKKPLSKQELITANIKLLIEQLEAGQSDALTHYLTAMSRFHQYSFGNVLEIARQMPTATRVAGFWTWKNMGRSVNAGAKGIRILAPIVGVRRKKKEEAEKDITKQNERVLLGFRNAYVFDVSQTNGVDLPNLHEVSGDPGDGIERLAGFLKDKGIQLVYNPNIAPALGMSYGGRIAILPGQSKAETFATLVHETAHEMLHKAERRTATTKTMRELEAEAVAFVVGKAVGLKNENTSADYIQLYQGNASLLAESLEVIQHTASVILAALEPSIETEDGVLATDAQPEGVAA, from the coding sequence ATGAGCAGCAACGCCAACGTCACCGCCATCGATAGCAAGAAGCCCCTCTCCAAACAGGAACTCATCACCGCCAACATCAAGCTCCTGATTGAGCAGTTGGAAGCGGGACAGTCCGACGCCCTTACCCACTACCTCACGGCTATGAGCCGCTTTCACCAGTACAGCTTTGGGAATGTGCTGGAGATCGCCCGGCAGATGCCCACCGCCACGCGCGTCGCTGGTTTCTGGACGTGGAAGAACATGGGGCGCAGCGTGAATGCAGGAGCCAAAGGCATCCGCATTCTTGCTCCCATCGTCGGCGTTCGCCGCAAGAAGAAGGAAGAAGCCGAGAAGGACATCACGAAGCAGAACGAGCGTGTGTTACTTGGCTTCCGCAATGCCTACGTGTTCGACGTCTCGCAGACCAACGGCGTGGACCTGCCCAACCTGCACGAAGTCAGCGGCGATCCCGGCGACGGTATCGAACGTCTGGCCGGGTTCCTCAAAGACAAAGGCATTCAGCTTGTCTATAACCCCAACATCGCCCCCGCCCTCGGCATGAGCTACGGCGGACGCATCGCCATCTTGCCGGGACAGTCGAAGGCCGAAACCTTCGCCACGCTCGTACATGAAACGGCGCACGAGATGCTGCACAAGGCCGAGCGGCGCACCGCAACCACCAAGACCATGCGGGAATTAGAAGCCGAAGCCGTGGCCTTCGTGGTGGGCAAAGCCGTTGGACTGAAAAACGAAAACACATCCGCCGATTACATCCAGCTTTATCAGGGCAATGCTTCCTTGCTGGCCGAGAGCTTGGAAGTCATCCAGCACACCGCCAGCGTGATTCTTGCCGCGTTGGAGCCATCCATCGAGACCGAAGACGGCGTACTCGCCACCGACGCTCAACCGGAAGGGGTGGCGGCATGA